CTTGCAGGAGATAGTACTATAGCAGAGAAACCAAATTGTGCGCATATATCGGATATGGAACTTTGTATTAGCATTTAGCAACCTCTGAAAAGATGATACATGAAATTTGGTTGATGTTGTTACCCACAACCTGAGAACTTTAAGCAGAACCTTGATGCCTTTAAttctttaatatattatttatattaaagaataatatttttattttgaagaaaaaaaaaaactcaacaaaaaataatacctcatttttattagttaaaaaaaatttaattttaatagattaagtagattattattattatattattattaaaaagacTTATAAATACAGAATAACTGAATAATTCGtgcattgaaaatttttttattatgattagAATAACTCATGCCATtagcatattattattatatcatatcatatcgtattgttttgatataattataataaagacaatttcttaattataataaagacaactaacttagagtaacaacaattaataaattgttaaaagaataatataataggatgattatatgaaaaatattataaaaaattataaattgtaccttaaaaggatcaacttcaataaaaaacgaagaatacattcttattctatgaagtagtaaaaaaaacactaaatataaaattatgaattgactctcaaatttagattcatgtaccacagaaaaacactatatataaactttagtaaaacaaaaataaatatgtaaattacctattattaagataattttttaataatgcattaaactttgatttgatacaattataatgaagatatatttctaaattagtataattatatattatttattaaatattaattataacataattataataaatatattttttataaaataatttagaatagagaATAGAAAAgttcattttggagggaaaacggaGTTATGAGGGATCGACACGTCTagtgtgtttttatttgattggtaattgttcatattgttcaacAAAGTTATTGTCGCCCTAGTATTTCCCATATTAAATTTGGTGAATGCTATGGTGCTTAAAAAGTGGTGTCTATTtactaaaaaaagttaaaaaataatatttaatttaaaagatataacaataaataatttttaaaaaaatcaaaacttactATAAAAGGTAAGTTAGACAAAATTTAGGCACCAACTCATAAACACCGTAGAATTGGCCATTAAATTTATAACTTATATCATatgcattttattattttattagttctttCAGTTTAAAAAAGTTTGATCCGAAAATTCTATTAATAATAAGTTTATTTTTGGAAGGGAGGGATATATTTcattcataattaatataagTTTAATAgcattgataaattaaaaaaaatatatttaatctatatctaatttaaaaaaatgcattcaatgtttttttttggtgtctagCATTCGCTTAAATACCAATTATAATATtagataattaatataaaaactaaaaagtaataatatgGTCATTTCATAGTTTCATCacctgattatttttttaattaaaatgtgaaaatttcgaaatttcTTTCAGGTGAATGAgacatacaaattaaattaattttttaggaaataaaaaaattcaacacgGTATTCAGTATTCAGAAATGAAATGGTATTGCTGGAGTTGCTTCTAGAATAAAAGACCTTGGTAATAGTTTTTCCACATTTTCCCCTGAAAGCCCTTGACGCTGTCTAGTCCTTCTCCACCAATACCTATCTCAGTTTCCATTTAAGCCCTCCAAAGTTGACAAattcactttctctctctctctctctctctctctcttcccaacaacttcaaaACAAAAACCTTTCccattcaaaatccaaaatccCCTTCTCTTCAAtttgttttctctctctaaCAACAAAAGACAAGTCACAGCCCTTTCCATTCTCGTTCCTTtcactttgttgttgttgcagaGAGTGTTTGCGTGAGAGAGGATGGGGCAGCAATCGTTGATCTACAGCTTCGTGGCGCGTGGGACGGTGATCCTGGCGGAGCACACCGACTTCAGCGGCAACTTTACCACCATAGCCTTCCAGTGCCTTCAGAAGCTCCCTGCCTCGAACAACAAGTTCACTTATAACTGTGATGGCCACACCTTCAACTACCTCGTCGATAACGGATTCAGTAACCGCCGCCTCCTCCTTAATCCTCCTCCTTTTTCATAACtgccttttttgcttttccGATTTTGTGcaaatgagtttttttttttaaattttatttattagttttgtTTTGATGAATCTGTTTTTCGGTTCGGAATTTAAACCGTGAAAGGATGAAGCTTTGACCCTTGGAGGCGGAACCGGGTTTACTTTTGGGttgttgagtttttttttctatggatttaaAGTTGAAGTTGAACTTGATCTTAGAAAAttgttttctttatgttttatttattaaaaaattgtatgATCATGTATCTAATTTTGTGATGAAAACTAATACTGAGTTGATTGAGTCGTAGTCAAACTCATATCCTTTCTGGTCTTGCGTTCAAGACTTAAGTTGGATTAATTTCATTAATAGGGTCCGAAACTAGTGACAAAGAATGAACTTGGTTTTGAAAAACCTCCTTGTCTATGAAATCTTTTTGCATATAAAAGAAATTCATTGGACAGAGCTTTTGATGCTACTGTACATAATGCCTTATTAAGATTAGACTTTAAAGTCATTGGTCAACAATGAAGATGATCTGTTTACACCGGAACTAGGTAGTTGTTCGCCAGcgtgcacaaaataaaaaaaaaaccttgtATTATTGATATATAACAGGATAAGGTTTAGTTTGATATCGATACCCTTTAGTGATGTCATCATGGGAATAACATAGGGATTGTGATTTCTTGTCTTAATTATGGGCCGATTCAAGATGGTCTATTTGGATGATCATTTTCAAGTATTAATCGTTCTGTGGCATTTATGGTGAACTAGATGTGGTGTCTTCTGTGAGCTGCTTCAATATGTGGGGAAGTTTATAGTCTACTTTTGCGTTTATTCTATTGATAACTATGGGTAGACGGCTAGAGGCTGAGTTTTACTTCTGCTTACTCTAATTAAGACATTTTGAAAGTTTTTTTAATGTAACAGGGAAGCTGGTATTGTTATACTTATTAATAGGTCACATAATTTTTAGAAGACAAAATGGGAAAAACCATTTTATGAATGTGGTAgtattttaataagaataaaatatgcGTATAGCATTGCATGTAGCAGTTCCATGatcattcttctctttttgtgGGAGTAAGCATCTTAATTAGCTAAGTATGAGGAAACTGTCCCTTTTTGGGCCATCAAGCACTCTGATTTTGGGCCCTGAAGAAAAACCATCCAATTGTGAAGACCACTTATTTCATTTTATCAATTTGCAGGAATTTTAGGCAGAAATGTTATTGCTTACCCCTCAAATTATTTGTTTAGTTTCATTCATGGTTTATAAAATTGTATGTGGGATGTTTCATAATAAACTTGCCTATTTTATAGCAACTTATTTCATTGAATGGCATGTTCTCATCATATTCTTATGACCTATTAAGAAGTATGGTCCTGATATATATAGCAAATGAAATCTTGAGTCTTTACAAAGATATTGTGCAATGATCCTTACTTGCTGAAATTGCTTCTTGTGCCCCAGCTCTGACATTTACCCCATTTTTCTATATCAATTCATGCATGTTGTTTTGGTGAAATTGTTCCATAATTTGACCAACATGATCTGTTTCTGTAGCTTACTGTGTAGTGGCAGTGGAATCTGTTGGTAGACAGATTCCAATGGCCTTTCTTGAACGCATCAAGGAGGATTTTACTAAAAGATTCGGTGGAGGAAAAGCTGCGACAGCAGCTGCTAAAAGTCTTAACAGAGAATTTGGGTACTTTTTGTTTAATCTAATCttctatataaataaattttcctCTCTACTGTGAATTTCACTAATATGAAGTTTCTGTTTTGTATATGCTTCAGCTCAAAGCTGAAGGAGCATATGCAGTACTGTGTGGAGCATCCAGAAGAGGTTAGCAAACTTGCAAAAGTGAAAGATCAGGTTTCTGAAGTAAAAGGAATTATGATGGAAAACATTGAGAAGGTACAACACTTTATATTTCTGGAAAATGTTGCATCATGTTGCAGTCCTTTGAAGTGTTCggtacttcggttatcaatttacaAGTAATGTCATGAAAGAGTTGTAACTTGTAAGACAAAAATTTGGTCCTCACATTAAGTTGGTCATCAAAAGATTCGTTATATATATCAAATTCTTCAAAGATTAAAATTTGCGTCAAGTTAGTCGAAAAAGTTGTCAAAGTTTGGACTAATTTCAAAAGGGTTTTAATCCCTCTAGAACTAGATTGATCTCATTAAATTAATGTCCTAACACCTCTTTTGAGTACCAATCgatatcataattttattaatgatgTCCTCAAAACACTTTGGAGGACCAATTTGGGCTTTAACTCTGAATAAAATTATACCAGATAATGATTTTTTGGTTAAGGAATTGATTGTTGGAAGTTTTGTGACAAATTGTGAGTTACTATATTTTCCATAGAATGGTCTTTGTTATGGGTAGAATGTAGGGAATATctcctttattttcattttaacaTCTAAACTTCttgtttcttcttattttttaaatgtcaAGAAATGTGACAAATGTGTGTAGGAATTATCACCAAAATTTTCTTTCTAACATCATAAGATGcatttggtttgtgtttttattttgttttcattctcagtgttttctgtttttaggattttatgaagaaaaaagaaaaaacagtaAAAACGATAAAATCATGTTTTCTGTTTTCGCCTTctgctttctctttttccttcacaaaatcctaaaaacagaatactgaaaagaaaatagaaaacaaaaatgcaAACCAAATGCTGCCTTTAGTTTTCCCCGGTCTTTCTTTGCAAGGTTACTTCAATTCTGCTTGctaattatttttgtgtgtgCTGTATGCAGGTTCTTGATCGAGGAGAGAAGATTGAAGTTTTGGTGGATAAAACGGAGAACCTTCACTATCAGGTTAGATGCTTTATTATTTCCATTAAATCAAGTAGCTTGTTGTTGATCATAATATGGAATTTTCAAATTCATGTTGATTTATGTCAAACCACAGTAGTAGTCTGAAATCTGAAATTGTAAGTGTAATTCAATTTAgtcactaaaattttaaaattaactatttagTCTTTAAATTTAAGTTACACTCCATTGgtcatttaattaatttagcTCTTGATCGGTCAGTTTTTAGGCAATTGTCATTTGTATTGAGTCGTGTTACATCAAGAGACATGTCACTATGTTAGTATGCCAGGTGATCTTGATTGATGATTGCATGGCATGGCATGTGGCATCTGAGTCAACACCATGTGGTGGATGTTGATGTTGACTTGTTGATTAACATGATACATTATTAGAATGATGATGGTTGACTAATGATTGAGTTACATGGTACTAAAATGATGATACAGAGAATGTAACTTAAAGgattaaataactaatttgaAGTTTTCAAGGACTAAAATTAAGTACTCAATTTGGAGGCCAAATTGAACCTTTAATTCAATTCTTGATACAACCAAGTTCAAGTGTTTGAGTAATACAGCTAAGATAACAGTGTTTATGGTTAGTAGCGATTTCTTTCTTCACAACATCCAATCTCCATTGTCATTAAATCGGGATTCGAATAGTGCCTTGCACAAGCTTATTTTTGGTGTAACGGCTGTAATTGGTAATGGCTTTTCAGGCACAAGATTTCAGGCAGCAGGGAACCCAGTTGAGGAGAAAGATGTGGTATCAGAACATGAAGATAAAACTAATAGTTCTTGCCATCATAATTGCCTTGATTCTCATAATTGTTCTTTCTGTTTGCCACGGCTTCAATTGTTGAAGTGTTTTCACTCATTTGGAATCGTCACatggagtttttttttttttttaatttctttttggtAGTCTAATATGTTTGTTAACATATATGTATGATTATTAGAACATTAATCGGTTTTgtgaataataaaacaaaatggTAGAAGGAAAATGATGCAAAGAGAGGAAGGGAGAAATAATGTGACAAGGTACACATTATAGTtgcttttcatttcttttgcttCTCATAAACTCTGGATTGTTTCATCTATTGTATTGTATAGCTTTGGTAATAGTATTGTGATTCTTGAGTTTGGCTTTATGAAGAATTAATCGGTACTCTCATTGTGTAtgacaaatatatatttttttaaatactataTGCACACTAAAAAATCATCGACCAAGGTATATTAATGGATAAATATATggatagtttaatttatttttaatatatattttatattaatagttaatttggTGGTTAATTTTTAGTGTAcattaaacattttttattagtcacaaaaaaaaaataacattttttattactGTTACTCATGTTCATATGCTCTTACTGTTAGTGCTCGCCAACTATTGCGCACATGATTAAGTTCCAGTTTCAATTTCTCAATCTCTTGTCGaaataataatgaaacaaaTCTTAAACATCTAAGGCTAAAATGTCCGTTACTACTTCATAAGAAATTCAGACTGAGATGACGTGGCTGGAATATATTTTCATCGTTGTTAAATCTATAGATGCAGGTGCAGCTGTTGAAGTGCGATTGAAGGAAATAATAGTAAAGGAAAAAGgattaaagaaaaaaggaataaaGTAAATAAGAGTAAAGGATAAAGGATTAACTAAACTTCACGTTAATTATTTATTCGAATCTTAGTTATCAATCATTTAATCCAGACTATTAAAACAGGTTTCCTTCGCCATGTGATGAACATTTATGATTTATGCACCCTCCAATTTCTTGCAAAAAAAATTCCTGAAACCCACTCTCATCTGCATCTTTAAAAGTTGAATCCAAAAGAAAAACTGTTTCGCTTATTGTTTTTCTTGTCAGTCTCTAGTTCCTTCTAAGTTCCTTGTTTATGTAATTCTGTTCACTTATTATTTGTTTTCCGTAAAATTTGTCTTGCAAATTCAGTGTGTCATTTTTCAGTTTATACAtccggaaaaaaaaaaaaaacagaaaatcttgtttttatttagactaaaatctattttctgttttttgtgTTCTgtaaccaaaacaaaaaaaaaaaaagaaaaaagaaaaaaaaatatttgctgCTGATTTTTGTTCTTTCGATTTTAAACTCCAGTCTGTATACATTTCCCCTAATTTACTTGTTTCCGGGAGAAAAGTTAATTGTTTCTGCTCCACTTCTTTAATTATTACTGTTTATCATAGTCTTTTTCTTGACAATCTCTTTTTCATCTTCAACAAGCTcaaatctcaaaaaaaaaaaaattacttgttTCTGCTTCActtattattgtttatcatcagttttttcttgatttttcatcTTGAACAAGCTCAaatccgaaaaaaaaaaaagaaaagaaaaaaatatcttgCAGATTTTTCTTATTATCTTTTGGATCGGACAGAGAATTTCAGCGTTCTTTTCCTTTGGGCTTGAAACTTCGAATCATCTTCGAGTCTTCTTTGCTTTCATATTCTTGTGtgcatattaatattaattaacccTAACTATTTTAACTTCAATACTTCACAcacacccaaaaaaaaaaaaagagaaaagaaaagatctagtttcatattttgtGGTCATCATCAATTTGCAGCAAAAGTATTCACTCCATTTGAAGTGCTAGTCTTCTTGTTTCTTCTATAATCAGGTATTTCTGAAATCTTTTaattagatatatatattttgatttgtctgATGATAGTTCCATTGTAACATTATTatatttccatttttttctcataattctcacatttatttggcaaaaaaatactttatgtACGTTTTCTCTATTCATATATTAAGAATCTCATTTctaaacataaatatataaataaaaataaattgagagAGTAACCATATATGATATTTAGCTCCCAAGTTTATCAAGTTAGAAATGCTtcataaaattaagatttaattagtttattagtctttataattttattaattttttattaagttttttatataatttaaaatttataatcaaatttttatgctaaatttaaaaaaaattaattagactTCTATTAATAGTTATCCTTTAAAAAAGGTACAATACTCATAGAATATTCACTTATAGtatatattatcaaaataaatataataattactaaaataaataatttaaaaattatttatagatTTAAATTCTCctctcttatctcgtttacattgtAAACAAGATGACTTTTCACGTATTTTGTgtatagtgtaaacgagataaaacACGTCAGGTTGCTATGTGTATAtcttgtttacactgtaaataagATAATATATTTCGTTTACAATATAAACGAGATAAAGAAAGACAAATTTGCAGCTGCTATAACAGGATGTATAATTCTTGGTATTCTCCACACACATTTTATATCCTTTTTCTGTCTTATTTTTTCTCACGAAAACAAGGCAGCAATGGCCAATAACAGTGTATATATAGTTGTGTGTGTTTATCCCAATTGTCGTATGAGAAATGGCGACAACGGGTGACATTTAAGTGTGAGAATCCGATATTGTTGTGCACTTAGCGTATAAATACGTTGTCAGAGTTGAAAAGTTTGATATTGAACAAGCTCGGTGGTACAGAAGTGAGGGAGATTGGAAGGGTGGAATATAGGTTGTTGGCACCCATGGGTAACAGAGTTTTCCGGTTTCGACTATTCCAACTTCAAGGGGGACGAGCATGTGTAACTGATGTTCGACATCCATGGGAGGATCATGGCGGAACATGTAATGGAGCTTTCCGCCGAGGTGGAAAATAGTGGTCGTGGTGGTTTTGTACACTCAACTTATGTACAGGACGACCGACCTCTCGCACCACCGCCCATTCATGTCGCCATTCCATTGGATGAGGCAGAGAAGGGCTAGGAGGAGTCGGACGAAGATTACATGACAGATAGTGCGAACAGTGATTCTTCCGAAGGTGGCGATGAAGATGAGTTTGTGCTAGAGATGCTTGCCCAGACTGTGGCGCGCCATGTCCTGCCTCCACCTCACCCAATTCCGACGCTACACACGGTGCCAAGTCACTATCACAGTCTGGATCTAGACGCCATGCATGAGAGGACTCCATTTTCTGACACGGGTGAAGAAGATTACAACTTAGACGATGGGGTAGAGTTTCGGGTCGGCCACATGTTCAAATGCCGAGAGGCAGTGCTGCAGGGTGTGAAGAACTACAGTATTTGCAGGAGTGCTGAGTACCGG
This sequence is a window from Arachis duranensis cultivar V14167 chromosome 2, aradu.V14167.gnm2.J7QH, whole genome shotgun sequence. Protein-coding genes within it:
- the LOC107474807 gene encoding vesicle-associated membrane protein 722, producing the protein MGQQSLIYSFVARGTVILAEHTDFSGNFTTIAFQCLQKLPASNNKFTYNCDGHTFNYLVDNGFTYCVVAVESVGRQIPMAFLERIKEDFTKRFGGGKAATAAAKSLNREFGSKLKEHMQYCVEHPEEVSKLAKVKDQVSEVKGIMMENIEKVLDRGEKIEVLVDKTENLHYQAQDFRQQGTQLRRKMWYQNMKIKLIVLAIIIALILIIVLSVCHGFNC